The genomic interval GAGCCAACTGCAGTTTAAGTCGCTTTATATTGTTCAAATGGTCAAACCAGCATCCAGCAAAGGCGGTAGGGTCTTAGGGAGATCTTTGGCTAAATCAGACATGAACACGTTCATTGAACTATTGAAGTAGCAATAAGATTAAATCATTTACATTTACCTTGAAGAAATATAATTCTTTTCAGCAATGCGTTCATGCAGTCAGTATTAAAGAACGTTCTACTATCACTTGCCTAATGATGGTGAAATAGTAGAGCAAACtactcaaaagaaaagaaagaaagaaacagtGGAGCAAAGATACATCTTACAAGGCTATGAAGACTAGGCAGCAATTGTTCCAATGTAAACTCGTGATTTTCTGATAAATACATCCATTTCTGCAGAACTATTACCCGGAATCCCTTACTGCTGAAAGACTGCAAATTGATGATCCAAAATACCATTGCACAGCTCAGATTCGTGTGAGCTGTTCATAGTCCATAGTCCCATCACGATTTCTGCAACAGGAAAAGGACACTATCCTGATTGCTCCAGTTCATAGTCCCATTTACTGATCCACTATAGCTTCACATATTTGTCAACATAGCCCTGAATAAAAGAAACAGATTGGCTCAGGGGATTGGCTCAGGGGATCCTTCAACTGTAGAGTTATATGCatatactaaaaaaaatcatacaccaGAATCAGAATGTTTCAATCTTGAAAGTACTTGTGCTTTCAAATTTATTCAATAGCTAAATAAACCTGGTTTATTCAATTAATAGTGTATATTACAACATGACACTGAAACTCACAAACCAATTACTAAGTGGCTGGAAGACTCCTTGCACAAAGATACCAGGACATCTCCAATCAAAACACAACATCAAAGAACTGAATAGCACAAAGTTGACTAGAACACACAACTTTTGTTCCCTACTATCACGCAAttgttttttctccaaaatttgtGTTTACTGTTTAGATACTTAACATATCACGCATAAAAGAATCAGTTACTAAACACAATCCATTATAGAGAACTACAACATATGGTCAGAAGAGTATTTGCAGAATATCAAACTAAGTAATCAATATTGCTACAGAAGAATCGTGGACATACCATTACAAGTTTGGTCACTTTCTTTTGAGAGGACTGGACATACTGCTTGATCTTGGCTGGCGTTTTTGGAATATGATTGTTAGGGACAGAACTAGAAACCTTATCAACTGTTTTCTTGACAATGGTTTTGAAAGCCTCTCTACTTATGTTTCCCTGCCTCCATGATGGCTTAAGAACTTCTTTAACAAAATCTGCAATAGCAACCTTAAATAGCTTCATTGATCTGGAATCCTTAGTCCTCTTATTTTTATCCACCGATTCATCATTGTCAATATCACCGGGCATATCTGAGCTCCAGTCTTTTGCACCCAAGGGCTCAGGACTTAAATTATCCACAACACCTGCTTCAGTATCTGCTGCCACCTCTCCAAATTCTTCAACTTCCGATTCAGCAACAAGCCCCAGGCCATGCATATTTTTACTCTCCACTTCTATGTTCACAATTTTAGATGCATTATGATTGCTAGCACTCAGATTTGCCTCTCGACCAAGATCCATTTTGTTGATTGAACTGCTTGAGGGTTCAATACTGTCGAGCAGTGGATCATAGGGAGCACTAGAAGTGAATTCACGATGAGGCTGCTTTTGCCGACTGGAAACAACTTCCGCAGAATTCTCACGCACATGAGTTCCAGATCCAGGAACCGACAGACCAAAAGGTGACAGTGCATTCGCGTGTTCTGCTGCTTTTGTTGAAGCAGACCCAACTGGATTTGGGATAACATCACAGCCAATATTTAGAGTCGGATCTGTTTGTTCAAAGGTAGACGCAAAAGGGTTGTAGTGGGGCTTGATAGATGATTTAGGCAGATCAGTATCAGATATAGCACCAAATTCAGTACTTCCTGGTAGATTTGGTGTGAATCTTTGGAAAGAGGACTGAACCATGGCAGCAGGCTGCTGATGAGGAGGGACAACTGGCTGGAGAGTATGAGGATGGAAATCCAATGGCCTAGGATGAGGCAGATCTGGTGCAGGATAGGTTTGCATCTGACTCTGCAGAAACTCATTAGCTGGTGCCATAACATTAGGCTGGAAGTGCATCTGAGGAAATTCTGGAGTCGAAAGTAACTGTTGCCCTGGGAGTGGGGTTATATTTGAGGATGGTATATGAGCTGGTCTCAAACCAGATGGCATCTGTCCAGGAGGACATAAATTCTGAGAATGAGGTTGGAGCACATCACACATCATATTCTTCTCCGTAGCATGTACTGTTGCAAACGAGATTCCTGGAGGTTGACTCGAAAGACTTTGATGAGCACCCAGAGATGATTTATCCATGTCTGATTGAGGTATTGATGCACCGCCTGACCTTTGCATCTTATGAGGATCAGAACCATTTGCAGAAGAAGCAACTGATTGAGAAGGTCCACAAGTTAAAACTGCACCATGACCATGTGGTCCAAAGGAACCAACAGATGCATCATTCGTTTTCTCATTACAATCTATATCATCTGGAGAACCATTAAACTTCTTTGTTCCCATCAGGCCATCTTGCTCAGATATTCTATCTCCTGAAATGTGCCCTCCAGCAGGATGAATATCAAAGGGAGTGGCAACTTTTACAGGGGAATCATGTTTGTCGTTGTAGAATCCATCCTTGCTTATACCAAGCTTGACGCCAGGTTGTGCCCTGAAAGTCTGACCCACTCCATCTGGTGATTTGCTCTCGAGTAGATTAGCCCGCTTAGCAAGTGGAGAATTGCTTTGCCTTCCAGATGATAAACTGAAAGAAATTTAAGGTTCTTAGACTCCCATAGGGGGTCACTTGTGCAAACTGGATGACATATAAAAATCTAAAACAAATAGAGTTCCAATTTGTGGAGATAAATTGATGCACCAATTTAAGTTGAAGGCAAGGTACAAGGTTTGGTACCTTTGGGACAGAGGGCTACAGCTCCTCCTGCCCTGAGGTGACTGGCCACGGCTTCGTTTCCATTGGCTCCTGCCATGTCTTCTAGTCTGTTGCCCTCTATCAGAATCATTGCCACTTAAATCTTCTTTGACTGGATGTCCAAGTTCATCTGAATCATGTTTCACTGGATTGCTCTTACTCATGAGTTGATGCTCTCGATCCTCCAAACTTCTCTCAGTGCAAGGAGCAGCTTCAGTAAGGAGTTGATGGCCAATATCAGGATTTGTACCAATTGAATGAACAGGCTTATTATTTTCAGTCAATGGCACAAGGTTGCTGACAGCACCAGCACCATCCTCATCTTCACTGTCATCTGAGGCATAGCCTTGAATTAGTTGGAATGTGCTCCTACCTTCATCAGTTACATTTGTAGTTTTAGCCTTACCACCACTGTCCTTGCCAAGGTTAGAAACATCACACGCAGGCTTTCGCGTGTTAACATTTCCAGTACATTCAGCAGTTGCAAATGAAGAATTGATTGGACTGACATGTTCCCTTGATGGAGAGTCCTCGTCAGCTGAAATTTAACTTGATAAAGTAAATATCTAGCAGTGGATTAACACAGGAGTTAAGGTATCATATCAATTGAGAAGTAAAGTGTTTGGTGCTTTAGCTACAAAAgggaaaataaatattaatagtTTATCATCATATAAACTGTCCTGCAGATGGAGATTCAACAATATTTCTGATGACAGGAGGATTATACCAGTCTTTTTGCAAGAAACAGTGGTGATCATTATATCAGGTAGGAATAAGATGGGAAGCATGTCCAATAAATGCACAAAGTAAGACAAAGTTTGACTACAAATACAGAGTGGAGCAGCATGCAGGACTAATTTTTAGAATTGTGACAAATTAACAGTGTACAGTTGAGAGGCAGAAGACGGGTAGGTTCGCTTACCATCCATATCCATATCCGAGTCATCAGAGACAATTAGCTGATTCGTCACCTTCTCAGTTTTGACATCATGACCAACATCTGTGGCAGTGGCACCTTCTTTTCTTTCTGGCTCTGAATTCCATGACTGCCCAGTTGTGGGGGCAGCGGTTGGTGAAGAGGGCACAGGAGGTGGAGaacacggtggtggtggtgggggaggtggaggcggggggCTAGATGGTGGCAGCGCATTCTCTGGAGCAAAGCTtggtggccgtggcggcggtggagggagagACCCTGGCATGGGATACTGAGGATGGGCCTGATACATAGCttgtggaggcggcggctgcgatgGCGGCCCTGGCATTGGCATCTGGGCGTAACCCCTCTGCTGAGGTAGCATTGGCATCTGATGCATCTGGGCAAAAGGGTAGGCCTGGTTCTGAACCAGTGGCATCCCGTGCTGGTACGgtccaggcggcggcgccgccattgcTGGCGGCTGCGGATACTGTGccattcgcggcggcggcggtggtagtGGTTGCTGAGGGAAGCCACCCGTTACCCCAgcttgctgcggcggcggcggtggcgcagcatGCCGATACTGCGGATTGAAGTTCCCCCCCTGACCGTACATCCCAAGCTCGGAATCGAAACCCTCGGGCAAAATCTCCTGCAAAATCGCTGCCAATCATAAGCACCCGCTAGTCCGCTACTATATGCTGCACAAAAATCACACTAACCgaataatatatgaataaaaaCTCACACCACCAACAACGCGATTAACCAAccaataccccccccccccccccccctaaccAAAACCCTAGATCAAATCGAACAAGGATCGAAACACCCGTAGAAACCGCGCTACATAAATGGGAGCCACCACTCAACAGGAGGATCGAGGCTCCGAGAAATAGATATACCTCTCCGCGAGTTCGAAGGCGGCCTTCCACCGCGGATTCCTTCCGGCTGGAGCAGAATCCCCCCAGGGGGCTCGCGAGGGGCTTGTTAGGCGGCTCTCCTCCGGTGACCCCGCGCGACGCCGCGGggatcgagcggcggcggcggctgcacgaGGGGATTCGAGGCGGGCGGCTTTGGATTACGAGACCTTCTCTGGCTGCGCCATTGTTGGGTGCGGAGgtgaaggggagagagagggggaggagagagagccgcgcgtgcgtgcgtgcgcttGCTTGTGCGAAGCACTGGAGCGAACAAACGGGGAGGTGGAATCTGCGTGGGAGGAGAGATCTGGGCCGTTGGAGAAGGGAATGCACGGTCCAGATTTTTCTCTGGCTGGCTACGAAAGTACGAAGGGAGGAATAAAGGTAGAGAGATAAAAATACAGTACTACTGGTACTGTActgcgtttttttttctttcgaagTTCAAAAAGATAATCTTTTCTTTCAGGAGAAAAATATGATAGTCTTATCCTTCGTTGCGAGAAAATGTGTTCTTCCCTACCTCGATTAATTTATGAATCGATGGTAATCACATTCACATATTGTTCTCaccatcgaaaaaaaaaaacagcatacaACATACTAGGATGAAAACAAAGCTGATACAAACAGATGATACTCCTAAtgtatttgttttcgttttttttcggtcggacaaaaaaataaatttgaatagctcgaatacaaaaaataaatattaattaccTCAAATACAAATAAGAACCGAATATGCTAAGGCACAAATatagaaacaaatatttttCAGAGCACGAAAACCGTCTTAACTTTTAATAGAAATAAGTATCATCACATATAATTAGCTTGTTTTATATTAAGGCTTTattcgggaggaggggttcctCCTTCCCAGCACACAAAACGATGTTCGcattaacgcgtgattaattaagtattaactatttttttcaaaaatggattaatatgattttttaagtaactctcgtatagaaactttttacaaaagacgcaccgtttagtagtttgaaaagcgtgcgtgcagAAAACGAGGGTGAGGAGTTGGGAACTCCCGCCTAAGTCTGATCATAAACTAAACAATGCTAATTAAGTTTAACATGTACAACAGCGTTGGTATAAACACATGTTTAactaatattataatatataaactatagtataatttataaaaacatttgaaagtttaaataatattattggTGCAGGATAGTGTCATGAGATGGGCTActattaaaatagaaaatataaagAGGTAGGTTGAAAGTCTAGAATTAAAGAGAAATAAGGTATGTTTCACCTTATATCGTATTTGTATCTGGATTATCTGAGAATTATCCGCTCCGAACAATGTTCATAATCATTTTTCTCTagccgttttcatccctactgcAAATCCATAATCGACGTGGATTTTATAGAGGATGATGTGGAGAAGAACACCGCGGCGAAGTGACAACAGAGCAAGTTGCAGGCCCAATGAATAGGCCCGTCCTACGCGATGCGTATTACGGCCCATCAAAGGCAGTGAACGCGACGCTAAGTCCGAGTTCACTTGAATCTGAATCCCtgaatccaaaaaaaataaacaggaGATCATTTTCAGTGTCGAAGGGCTAAAATTAGATCGCCAGCCAGGACCTGGAAGTGCACAGGTAAGGAGTAACTCAGGATAAAACCTGCTTCAAGCCTTCAACACAATACAGAATACAGAATATACAGGCAATTTGAGTACAAAAGATAATTTTCCTTCATCACAAAACGAAAAGCAAAAACAAATATACTGCATGGAAAAGGGTAACCACCCTGTATTATCAATGAAACAGCATATTGTATACGGAGTATTCTGTTCGAGTATGTTTCAGGATTCTTTGATAATTGATACCCTACCACAGGTCTAACAAATGAATTACGGTATACCACTAAACAAAGAATTTTAAAGTGACATTAAGTCTTCTCTGAGATTTTTCATGCCGACAGCATTACAGGATTCTAGCATGACGAACAAACATCCTTTGGCCAAATGATTCTTCTTTAGCATCCCATAATATGATACAGGGAAGCCGTCTTGAGGTTGAGAGTAAGATATCGACGCCAAATTTCCTACCAGGCTTAAGATGACGCTTGCTTCTGAGTTGAGCTACTTTCGAGCCCTTGCTGCATCTCCAGCAATTTCTGCTGCTCCTCATCATTCTCCTCTTTTGGCTCAGCCTTGGGGGCCTTTGATTTTGTGGTGGATTGCTGGTAGAGAACACCACCGGACATGCAGATCAAGAGCCCAATTGTTCCCACAAAGGAGGCATGCTTGTCCCAGATAAGGAGATTAATCACAACAGTCAGGAGCTTGTTCACTATACCGAGCACGGTAAATCCAGTTGCCGAGATAGCCCGTCTGCAGGAGAACCCGAAGAAGGATATAGATAGCCCGAACAAGCAAGACAGAGCAACAGGAAGAATGACATCAGATGAAAGCCAGTTTGTCACTTTAGCGCTGTCGCCCTTCATCTGATTAAGCTCTCCCATTAGAAGCATCTCAAGAGGGAAGAGCATCAAAGCCTCCAGATTGTTGTAAAGCACAAGGCCCCATGTGTTCAGGCCAATGGTCATGACAACGTGCTTGATGTAGACAAAGTCAATGGACATGCTTGCAAGATATGCCACTGCCCAGGTGTAAGCAGTCACAGTGAACTGGTTGTCTGTGAAAACATAGATCACACTTCCACCAAGTATAGTTGAAAGTGAAAGCCATGTCTTGAGTGATGGCCATGGTTGGTGAAGATAAAGGGTCTCTCCAATGGCCACAAAAATTGGCACAGCTGAGCGAAACACGATGAAAGTGTCCACATTGGCATGGAGTAGAAGTTCACTGTTTGTGAAGATGGAGATGTAGAACATCACCGCAGCAGGCAAGAACTTCCACATGGTCCTCAAATTAAGGCCATCATGCTCAATAAGCTTTAGTTGTCCACATAAGAGAACTCCAACAACACTAGTGAAGTACTGTAAAGCTGTCAATGCTCCAGGGTATGGAAATTTCATGACTGCCCATTTGTTGATAATGGAGAGCAGGGATGCTGACAGGCAATAACCAGCAGCCACACCATAGACTGAAGCTTGTTGCAGAAGAATGTTCAACGTGTTACTCCATGCTCCAGTTTTCTGGACAGCACTTGAATCATCAGCTGATGCAGCTTCTTTTGAGGGCTCTGATAGATTAGACATCTGGCaatgtaaagaaaaaaattcaataaaaagTTACCTCACAAAAACCATACTGAAGCTGCCAAAAAACAAATGGAACAAACCAAAATACTTAGAAACTTTAATCGATCTTGGTGTTTGTAACATGGTGAAATATTTGGCATTGCTGGAACCTATTTGATCTTTAGCCCTTATCTTGCTCTTAGAGTTAATAGCAATGTGACAATATACCATGGTACTGGACAAAGCAGAGGAACACTTAAAAAATGTTTACTAACAATAATTATCTAAATTCTTGATAGACCCCATGCACCTGATTCCACCCATGGATTTTCACATCCCAATCAAAGCTTCATACTACACCATACTCATCATTTTAGCTCCACTCACACAGTTATATAGACTTGGCTTATTAAAAAGATCTCTACTTTGGACTAGAAATAGTACAAAACTTGTTAGCAGAAAGCCAAAATGTACATCAACATAATAGTGCTCTGAACACCAGCTAAATATAGCTGTAGACATATCCAATACTGAGTGATCAAACTCTCTAGATTAGCTAGAATCAAGTatgcaagaagaaaaaaaaagcactttCAATTCATACATattgcaaaaaataaataagttatATGGCCTGATCCACAATATGTGAGATGTAAGATGCTAATTTACCACACAGAACAAAGTGTGCTCGTCAAATGATGTTCATTCTAATATGAGTTTACAACACTGAGAAGATACAGAAAAAGAAATCATGGAACTCTAGTCACATGTCATACCATCCCTCTTTAAGCTATATTTAGCAAAAAAGATGTCCCTATTTCAACTTTACAGACACACAAGAAAAGCATGATTCATAAA from Oryza glaberrima chromosome 3, OglaRS2, whole genome shotgun sequence carries:
- the LOC127765202 gene encoding uncharacterized protein LOC127765202 isoform X2, which encodes MYGQGGNFNPQYRHAAPPPPPQQAGVTGGFPQQPLPPPPPRMAQYPQPPAMAAPPPGPYQHGMPLVQNQAYPFAQMHQMPMLPQQRGYAQMPMPGPPSQPPPPQAMYQAHPQYPMPGSLPPPPPRPPSFAPENALPPSSPPPPPPPPPPPCSPPPVPSSPTAAPTTGQSWNSEPERKEGATATDVGHDVKTEKVTNQLIVSDDSDMDMDADEDSPSREHVSPINSSFATAECTGNVNTRKPACDVSNLGKDSGDDSEDEDGAGAVSNLVPLTENNKPVHSIGTNPDIGHQLLTEAAPCTERSLEDREHQLMSKSNPVKHDSDELGHPVKEDLSGNDSDRGQQTRRHGRSQWKRSRGQSPQGRRSCSPLSQSLSSGRQSNSPLAKRANLLESKSPDGVGQTFRAQPGVKLGISKDGFYNDKHDSPVKVATPFDIHPAGGHISGDRISEQDGLMGTKKFNGSPDDIDCNEKTNDASVGSFGPHGHGAVLTCGPSQSVASSANGSDPHKMQRSGGASIPQSDMDKSSLGAHQSLSSQPPGISFATVHATEKNMMCDVLQPHSQNLCPPGQMPSGLRPAHIPSSNITPLPGQQLLSTPEFPQMHFQPNVMAPANEFLQSQMQTYPAPDLPHPRPLDFHPHTLQPVVPPHQQPAAMVQSSFQRFTPNLPGSTEFGAISDTDLPKSSIKPHYNPFASTFEQTDPTLNIGCDVIPNPVGSASTKAAEHANALSPFGLSVPGSGTHVRENSAEVVSSRQKQPHREFTSSAPYDPLLDSIEPSSSSINKMDLGREANLSASNHNASKIVNIEVESKNMHGLGLVAESEVEEFGEVAADTEAGVVDNLSPEPLGAKDWSSDMPGDIDNDESVDKNKRTKDSRSMKLFKVAIADFVKEVLKPSWRQGNISREAFKTIVKKTVDKVSSSVPNNHIPKTPAKIKQYVQSSQKKVTKLVMGYVDKYVKL
- the LOC127765202 gene encoding uncharacterized protein LOC127765202 isoform X1, with the protein product MYGQGGNFNPQYRHAAPPPPPQQAGVTGGFPQQPLPPPPPRMAQYPQPPAMAAPPPGPYQHGMPLVQNQAYPFAQMHQMPMLPQQRGYAQMPMPGPPSQPPPPQAMYQAHPQYPMPGSLPPPPPRPPSFAPENALPPSSPPPPPPPPPPPCSPPPVPSSPTAAPTTGQSWNSEPERKEGATATDVGHDVKTEKVTNQLIVSDDSDMDMDADEDSPSREHVSPINSSFATAECTGNVNTRKPACDVSNLGKDSGGKAKTTNVTDEGRSTFQLIQGYASDDSEDEDGAGAVSNLVPLTENNKPVHSIGTNPDIGHQLLTEAAPCTERSLEDREHQLMSKSNPVKHDSDELGHPVKEDLSGNDSDRGQQTRRHGRSQWKRSRGQSPQGRRSCSPLSQSLSSGRQSNSPLAKRANLLESKSPDGVGQTFRAQPGVKLGISKDGFYNDKHDSPVKVATPFDIHPAGGHISGDRISEQDGLMGTKKFNGSPDDIDCNEKTNDASVGSFGPHGHGAVLTCGPSQSVASSANGSDPHKMQRSGGASIPQSDMDKSSLGAHQSLSSQPPGISFATVHATEKNMMCDVLQPHSQNLCPPGQMPSGLRPAHIPSSNITPLPGQQLLSTPEFPQMHFQPNVMAPANEFLQSQMQTYPAPDLPHPRPLDFHPHTLQPVVPPHQQPAAMVQSSFQRFTPNLPGSTEFGAISDTDLPKSSIKPHYNPFASTFEQTDPTLNIGCDVIPNPVGSASTKAAEHANALSPFGLSVPGSGTHVRENSAEVVSSRQKQPHREFTSSAPYDPLLDSIEPSSSSINKMDLGREANLSASNHNASKIVNIEVESKNMHGLGLVAESEVEEFGEVAADTEAGVVDNLSPEPLGAKDWSSDMPGDIDNDESVDKNKRTKDSRSMKLFKVAIADFVKEVLKPSWRQGNISREAFKTIVKKTVDKVSSSVPNNHIPKTPAKIKQYVQSSQKKVTKLVMGYVDKYVKL
- the LOC127768153 gene encoding GDP-mannose transporter GONST3-like isoform X2, with amino-acid sequence MSNLSEPSKEAASADDSSAVQKTGAWSNTLNILLQQASVYGVAAGYCLSASLLSIINKWAVMKFPYPGALTALQYFTSVVGVLLCGQLKLIEHDGLNLRTMWKFLPAAVMFYISIFTNSELLLHANVDTFIVFRSAVPIFVAIGETLYLHQPWPSLKTWLSLSTILGGSVIYVFTDNQFTVTAYTWAVAYLASMSIDFVYIKHVVMTIGLNTWGLVLYNNLEALMLFPLEMLLMGELNQMKGDSAKVTNWLSSDVILPVALSCLFGLSISFFGFSCRRAISATGFTVLGIVNKLLTVVINLLIWDKHASFVGTIGLLICMSGGVLYQQSTTKSKAPKAEPKEENDEEQQKLLEMQQGLESSSTQKQASS
- the LOC127768153 gene encoding GDP-mannose transporter GONST3-like isoform X1 translates to MANSRASRFKMSNLSEPSKEAASADDSSAVQKTGAWSNTLNILLQQASVYGVAAGYCLSASLLSIINKWAVMKFPYPGALTALQYFTSVVGVLLCGQLKLIEHDGLNLRTMWKFLPAAVMFYISIFTNSELLLHANVDTFIVFRSAVPIFVAIGETLYLHQPWPSLKTWLSLSTILGGSVIYVFTDNQFTVTAYTWAVAYLASMSIDFVYIKHVVMTIGLNTWGLVLYNNLEALMLFPLEMLLMGELNQMKGDSAKVTNWLSSDVILPVALSCLFGLSISFFGFSCRRAISATGFTVLGIVNKLLTVVINLLIWDKHASFVGTIGLLICMSGGVLYQQSTTKSKAPKAEPKEENDEEQQKLLEMQQGLESSSTQKQASS